Part of the Actinomycetota bacterium genome, CAAAGCGCCTGCAGGCTATGGGCCAGCCCAATTATCGGGATGGGTTTGCGGTTCGAACTCACGAGCACATGCTTCCGCTGCCCCTCTCGTGGTCAAAGCCGCGCATGGTCTTCGTGAACTCCATGGGCGACCTCTTCCATGAAGAGGTTCCCGTTGACTTCATCCAACGGGTCTTCGAGATCATGGAGGCAACACCGCGACACACATACCAACTACTGACCAAACGCGCAGACCGGCTTGCAGAGGTCACTCCGTTTCTAAGCTGGCCCAACAACGTGTGGATGGGTGTTACCGTCGAGGACAACGAGCATCTCACTCGTGTGGAGCATCTGCGCAAGGTGCCGGCGACGGTCAGGTTCTTGTCAGTTGAGCCGCTGCTCGGGCCATTGCCAGACCTGGACCTCTTGGATGTCGACTGGGTCATTGTTGGTGGGGAGTCCGGACCCGGAGCTCGGCCGGTCGATCCAGACTGGGTTCTCGGCATCCGCGATAGATGCGTGGAGCTGGGAGTACCGTTCTTCTTCAAGCAATGGGGCGGTGTACGCAAGAAGGCTGCGGGTAGGGAGCTGGAAAGTCGCATCTGGGACCAGATGCCTGTTCTGGCAGCTGGCGTGGCCTAAATTGCTCACCGCGCACGGCAGGATCGCCTCGCGCATTTCACGGGTATGATGGTGACATGGAAACAAAGACGCCACACTATCCGCCACCTCCTCCGTCCGCGGCAGAGACGCCGGGGGCGCGCCGCTGCGGGTGTGGTTGCCTGTCGGTGATCGGCGGGGTGACACTCGTGCTTCTCGGCATACCGATGCTTGTGTTGCCGGGGGAGTGAGGCTGTACGAGGGCTCGAATCCCTCCCTCTCCGCCAGAAAGATGACGTCCGTTTCGGCGAGGGGGGCGGGCGTCGTATACTGAGAACGCGGGCGGCCTGCGATTACGCAGACCATAGAATCACTGTTAGGACGAACTGGGGGTTCCTGCACCCCAACAGCTACAGACCCTGGAGGACCTGAGATCGCCCAGTACACGCTGCTCTACTTCAGCCCCACCGGGAACGTAAAGCATGTGGCCGAAACGCTTGCGGGTTGCCTGGGTCCACAGGCAACGAAGCTCGTCCCCCTCGAAGCCACTCGGCCCGGGCTGCTAGCGGAGGGCGGGCACCTCGTTCTTCTGTATCCGATACACGGATTCAATCCTCCGCGAAACGTCGATCGTTTCGTCAGGCACTTGGCACCCAGCCTATTCGAGGCCGTCAGCATCATCGCCGTGGGTTGCGCCGATCACTGGGTCAACCACGCCGCCTCACGCCGCCTGCGGCGGTCGCTCATGGCGAAGGGCTATGCAGTGGTGGCAGACGAGATCGTGGCGATGCCGCTCACCTTCATCATGGCGTTCCCCGATGAGATGGCCCGTGGGCTCATCACAGAAGCGGACGCACGAATGGCGCATGTGGCTGCGTCTCTCGAGGCGAAGCCTGGAGTCCCGCAGCCGATGGCCTGGAAGTCGCGCATCGTGAGCTTCGTTGGCAGGCTCGAGTCTCCGGCCTCACGGTTGTTCGGACTGGAGCTTCGCGCGAGCGATAGATGTACGTCATGTGGCACGTGCTGGAGCCGGTGTCCTCAAGGCAACGTTCGCCGCGGGCGGGACGGCAAGCCGCGATTCGGATTCGACTGCCTGATGTGCATGCGGTGCATCTATGGCTGCCCGGCGAACGCTATCGCGCCGCGCTTCTCGAAGTTCATCCCTATCAGGGGCGGCTACTCAGTGTCGCGCTACTCAGATGCGGAGCGCCGGTCGTCCTAAGTGACCCCAGGCGTCCGGCATGATAATCTAATACCTAGCTTGCGCATGGATTGAGTATCCATTAGCGCGGACTGCAGAATGGTCGTTAGCTGAGATTCCCGGTGTCCGGCTCGTGGGCGAGGGTAGTACACTGTATGCGGCGAAGGAGGTGCTCCTGGTGGCAGCGCAAAGGATTGTGTCGGAGCCCGGTGTGATGATGGGCAAGCCGGTCGTCGAGGGCACCCGGATCACCGTCGAGCAGATCCTCGAGGGCCTCGGAGCGGGCGAGACGATCGAGCAGATACTCGAGTCTCACCCTCGCCTCACGCGCGAGGGTGTACTTGCCGCGGTCCGCTTCGGCGCGGAGGCCCTCAAGGCCGACGTCGCCTATCCGATCTCCACCCCGGTCGCGTGAGGCTGCTGGCGGACGAGGGCGTTGAAGCCCGGGTCGTCGAGCGGCTCCGCGACGAGGGCCACGACGTGGACTACGTGGCGGAGCTGTCCCCCGGCGTTAGCGACGACGAGGTGCTCGGCCGCGCCGACGAGGACGGCCGCATCCTCATCACCGTCGACAAGGACTTCGGCGAGCTCGTGTTCCGCATGGGCCGGGTATCCACCGGCGTGCTGCTGCTCAGGCTGGCTGGCTCGCCGCCGCCGAGAAGGCGGCCATCGTCGCGGAGGCCTTGGGCGCGCACGGCGACCGGATGCCCGGGGCATTCACCGTCATCTCCCCTGGGCTCATGCGGATTCGCAGACCGTCAGCAAACGAGCGCGACTAAGCCGGCACGGGTCTGAGCATTGCCAACCATCTAGTCAAGGACAAAGCGCCTGCAGGCTATGGGCCAGCCCAATTATCGGGATGGGTTTGCGGTTCGAACTCACGAGCACATGCTTCGGCTGCCCCTTACGTGGTCAAAGCCACGCATGGTCTTCGTGAACTCCATGGGCGACCTCTTCCATGAAGAGGTTCCCGTTGACTTCATCCAACGGGTCTTCGAGATCATGGACAACGAGCATCTCACTCGTGTGGAGCATCTGCGCAAGGTGCCGGCGACGGTCAGGTTCTTGTCAGTTGAGCCGCTGCTCGGGCCATTACCAGACCTGGACCTCTTGGATGTCGACTGGGTCATTGTTGGTGGGGAGTCCGGACCCGGAGCTCGGCCGGTCGATCCAGACTGGGTTCTCGGCATCCGCGATAGATGCGTGGAGCTGGGAGTACCGTTCTTCTTCAAGCAATGGGGCGGTGTACGCAAGAAGGCTGCGGGCAGGGAGCTGGAAAGTCGCATCTGGGAGCAGATGCCTGTTCTGACAGCTGGCGTGGCCTAAATTGTTCACCGCGCACGGCAGGATCGTCTCGCGCATTTTGTGGGTATGACGGTGATATGGAAACAAAGACGCCACACTATCCGCCTCCTCCGCTCGCAGCAGAGACGCCGGGGGTGCGCCGCCGCGGGTGTGGTTGCCTGTCGGTGATCGGCGGGGTGACACTCGTGCTTCTCGGCATACCGATGCTTGTGTTGCCGGGTCCGGGCATCGCACTAATCCTTGGCGGTCTCGCTCTTATCGTGCGGGGTCTCGGCGTTAGAAAACACTAAGAGACGTGAGGTTCCGTTCTACGAGTAGCGGGTCACGAAATACAATACGAAGATGGCCGATGCGGCGCCGAGTCCGACAAGCCCGCCCAGTGCAAAAGCCAGCACTTGGCCTGCGACAACTCCTGCGGCCAAGGGGAAGCGAGCGCGAAGCCTAGCCAGGAGATCGAGCCGACTCGTTTCGCTCGCGGCTCATCTCCAAGAACGTCGATATGAGATGGCCGGTCAACCCCCGATCGCTCACGTTGGTCGTGGCCTTGGGTTTCGTGCGGTCTTGACGCGAGAGCAGCTTGCGGATCGCCTCCGGGGTGTTGGGGATCACCCGCTCGTCGACTTCAGTGGTGTCCGGGCGCAGTACCGCCACGGCGATCGAGTCTTTGTGTACGTCGAGTCCGATGTGTATAATCCGGTTCATTACCG contains:
- a CDS encoding phage Gp37/Gp68 family protein; this translates as KRLQAMGQPNYRDGFAVRTHEHMLPLPLSWSKPRMVFVNSMGDLFHEEVPVDFIQRVFEIMEATPRHTYQLLTKRADRLAEVTPFLSWPNNVWMGVTVEDNEHLTRVEHLRKVPATVRFLSVEPLLGPLPDLDLLDVDWVIVGGESGPGARPVDPDWVLGIRDRCVELGVPFFFKQWGGVRKKAAGRELESRIWDQMPVLAAGVA
- a CDS encoding EFR1 family ferrodoxin (N-terminal region resembles flavodoxins. C-terminal ferrodoxin region binds two 4Fe-4S clusters.); its protein translation is MAETLAGCLGPQATKLVPLEATRPGLLAEGGHLVLLYPIHGFNPPRNVDRFVRHLAPSLFEAVSIIAVGCADHWVNHAASRRLRRSLMAKGYAVVADEIVAMPLTFIMAFPDEMARGLITEADARMAHVAASLEAKPGVPQPMAWKSRIVSFVGRLESPASRLFGLELRASDRCTSCGTCWSRCPQGNVRRGRDGKPRFGFDCLMCMRCIYGCPANAIAPRFSKFIPIRGGYSVSRYSDAERRSS
- a CDS encoding DUF433 domain-containing protein, encoding MAAQRIVSEPGVMMGKPVVEGTRITVEQILEGLGAGETIEQILESHPRLTREGVLAAVRFGAEALKADVAYPISTPVA
- a CDS encoding DUF5131 family protein, with translation MGQPNYRDGFAVRTHEHMLRLPLTWSKPRMVFVNSMGDLFHEEVPVDFIQRVFEIMDNEHLTRVEHLRKVPATVRFLSVEPLLGPLPDLDLLDVDWVIVGGESGPGARPVDPDWVLGIRDRCVELGVPFFFKQWGGVRKKAAGRELESRIWEQMPVLTAGVA
- a CDS encoding transposase yields the protein MNRIIHIGLDVHKDSIAVAVLRPDTTEVDERVIPNTPEAIRKLLSRQDRTKPKATTNVSDRGLTGHLISTFLEMSRERNESARSPG